The following are from one region of the Veillonella nakazawae genome:
- a CDS encoding DUF445 family protein, which produces MMKTKPVATTLLVVMAIIFLISYPQRQDMFWAFIMHVSGAAMIGGLADWYAVTALFTKPLGIPFKTAILPRSKERLIQMGRTMLSEELLRVPQMYYAIKKERVMVRIIEYGMSDVGQGQMRDILYGVGNQVLSHMDIEPMRQEINKAIYKGVTNWKATPLVILFGRCMLERQTASVFWLYFNRTCQRVIASNQVYPYLYRVMLDIMKTYTKDSFFRELAIAFGGDGLSPERLVETVQKKAVQFLKENESIDSALGRYVWGQAIRFFNNLETNAEWQAFIEEHKDQWIKMVLEEWEGKLIDGDTVDWKRLMDIVIDRFNVLGTEILLNPDKQAPFERFFLLRSIPWLQKLNPLIDKVVGQELSRYSPEEITQIVRGKMYYDLQMVRINGSLVGAVLGGIFYGLYLLIEGVLK; this is translated from the coding sequence ATGATGAAAACTAAACCAGTGGCAACTACCCTATTAGTTGTCATGGCTATTATATTTTTAATTTCATATCCACAACGGCAAGATATGTTTTGGGCATTTATCATGCACGTATCTGGGGCCGCTATGATCGGTGGCTTGGCGGACTGGTATGCGGTAACGGCACTCTTTACGAAGCCTTTGGGGATTCCCTTTAAGACAGCCATCTTGCCGCGTAGCAAGGAGCGTCTTATTCAAATGGGGCGCACCATGCTCAGTGAAGAGTTGTTGCGCGTGCCGCAGATGTATTATGCCATAAAAAAAGAACGCGTTATGGTCCGTATCATCGAATACGGCATGAGCGATGTAGGGCAAGGCCAAATGCGCGATATTTTATATGGTGTAGGTAATCAGGTTTTGTCTCATATGGACATTGAGCCGATGCGTCAGGAAATCAACAAGGCTATATATAAAGGTGTTACAAATTGGAAGGCGACACCTCTCGTTATCTTATTTGGTCGCTGCATGTTAGAGCGCCAAACAGCAAGTGTTTTCTGGCTCTACTTTAACCGTACATGTCAGCGTGTCATCGCATCTAATCAAGTATATCCGTACTTGTACCGCGTTATGCTAGACATTATGAAAACCTATACGAAGGACTCTTTCTTCCGTGAATTGGCTATTGCCTTTGGCGGCGATGGGCTTTCACCAGAACGATTGGTAGAAACGGTACAGAAAAAGGCCGTTCAATTCTTGAAGGAAAATGAGTCCATTGATTCTGCGCTAGGTCGCTACGTATGGGGCCAAGCCATTCGTTTCTTCAATAATTTGGAAACTAATGCAGAGTGGCAAGCTTTTATCGAAGAGCACAAAGATCAATGGATTAAAATGGTTCTCGAAGAATGGGAAGGCAAGCTCATCGACGGCGATACTGTGGACTGGAAACGCCTCATGGATATCGTTATCGATCGCTTTAATGTGCTCGGTACGGAAATTTTGTTGAACCCAGATAAGCAAGCGCCCTTTGAACGGTTCTTCTTGCTTCGTAGCATTCCGTGGTTACAAAAATTGAACCCTCTTATCGATAAGGTGGTAGGGCAGGAACTATCTCGCTATTCACCTGAGGAAATCACCCAAATCGTACGCGGCAAGATGTACTATGACCTTCAAATGGTTCGTATTAACGGCTCACTCGTAGGGGCTGTTTTAGGTGGTATATTCTACGGTTTATACCTTTTGATAGAGGGGGTGCTCAAATGA